From the genome of Bos taurus isolate L1 Dominette 01449 registration number 42190680 breed Hereford chromosome 2, ARS-UCD2.0, whole genome shotgun sequence, one region includes:
- the TMEM185B gene encoding transmembrane protein 185B codes for MNPRGLFQDFNPSKFLIYACLLLFSVLLPLRLDGVIQWSYWAVFAPIWLWKLLVLAGASVGAGVWARNPRYRTEGEACVEFKAMLIAVGIHLLLLMFEVLVCDRVERGTHFWLLVFMPLFFVSPVSVAACVWGFRHDRSLELEILCSVNILQFIFIALRLDRIIHWPWLVVFVPLWILMSFLCLVVLYYIVWSLLFLRSLDVVAEQRRTHVTMAICWITIVVPLLIFEVLLVHRLDGHNMFSYISIFVPLWLSLITLMATTFRRKGGNHWWFGIRRDFCQFLLEIFPFLREYGNISYDLHHEDSEDAEETSAPEAPKIAPMFGKKARVVITQSPGKYVPPPPKLNIDMPD; via the coding sequence ATGAACCCCAGGGGCCTATTCCAGGACTTCAACCCGAGTAAGTTCCTCATCTACGCTTGCCTGCTGCTCTTCTCAGTGCTGCTGCCCCTCCGACTGGACGGCGTCATCCAATGGAGCTACTGGGCCGTGTTCGCCCCCATCTGGTTGTGGAAGCTTCTGGTCCTCGCGGGCGCCTCTGTTGGCGCGGGCGTTTGGGCGCGAAACCCGCGCTACCGCACAGAGGGAGAGGCCTGTGTGGAGTTCAAGGCCATGCTGATCGCCGTGGGCATCCACCTGCTGCTGCTCATGTTCGAGGTCCTGGTCTGCGATCGGGTGGAGCGCGGGACCCACTTCTGGCTGCTGGTCTTCATGCCGCTCTTCTTTGTGTCGCCCGTGTCCGTGGCCGCCTGCGTTTGGGGCTTCCGACACGACCGGTCCCTGGAGCTGGAGATCCTGTGCTCCGTCAACATCCTGCAATTCATCTTCATCGCCCTGAGGCTGGACCGGATCATCCACTGGCCTTGGCTGGTGGTGTTTGTGCCACTGTGGATCCTCATGTCATTCCTTTGCCTGGTAGTCCTCTATTACATCGTTTGGTCCCTCCTGTTCCTGCGCTCCCTGGATGTGGTTGCTGAGCAGCGAAGAACCCACGTGACCATGGCCATCTGCTGGATAACGATCGTGGTGCCGCTGCTCATTTTCGAGGTTCTGCTGGTGCACAGGCTGGATGGACACAACATGTTTTCCTACATCTCCATATTCGTCCCCCTTTGGCTCTCATTAATCACATTAATGGCCACAACGTTTAGGCGAAAAGGGGGCAACCATTGGTGGTTTGGTATTCGCAGAGATTTCTGTCAGTTTCTGCTTgaaattttcccatttttaagaGAATATGGAAACATTTCCTATGATCTACATCATGAAGATAGTGAAGATGCTGAAGAAACATCGGCTCCAGAAGCTCCTAAAATCGCTCCAATGTTTGGAAAGAAGGCCAGGGTGGTGATAACACAGAGCCCTGGGAAAtatgtccccccaccccccaagttAAATATTGACATGCCTGATTAA